Part of the Corynebacterium canis genome is shown below.
CGCATAGATTGCGTCGCTCGAATGCTAACAAGGGATACTTTCACCGTCGAATACATTATTGTATCGTGCCTGCAAGGTGGGTAAAAATCCATTCTTACAGCAAGCTGTTAGCGCACTTGGAGGTGTCGGGAAGCGCCAGCTGCGTACGCGCCGGAAGAATCGAACGCTATTGCGGAAGGGGTTCTGAGCAGGCAAGCAGCAGGGTGAGGATCATTTCCACGGCATCTTCGTCCTGCAGTATCCCATTTGGGTGTTCGACGGCACGGTTGGGTTGCCGTACTTCTATTTTCCATGCAGAAATACCGGATGCGCGTAAGGCAATTCCTAATACAGCTTGCGTAATAGCTTCTGGACGCCGGTTGAGTGTCCGCCCCACCTGATTCACAATTAATTCCAACACCTGGGCTACGCGGAGTACAAACTGTCGATTGATCTCGCGGAATTGCAATGCCCACTCCGGAACCCTCGCGGCGCGGGAAAGGAGCTCATTGTGCAGAATAAACAGTTCCCGGGTCAGCCCAAGTTCTACCTGGGCTCGGGATAAAAACATAGACACCTTCTGCGCGGCGTCGACCTCGTCGAGGGCCGCCGGAATTGAGCCAGACCAGCTGGTCACCACGCTATCTAGGCGGCAAATGATCCGCTCGTAGGCATCCTGCGCCACGTGCGAAAACAAATCCTCTTTCGACGCGTAATTAGAATAAAACGCCCCGCGAGTTAAGCCCGCCTCTTTGCAGATACGCTCTTGGGTACACCCCTCAATGCCGTGCTGCACAATCACGTTGCGAGCTGCCTCAACTAAACGTTGCTGTGTTCTTAATCGGCTGCTCATTCAACCGTCACTTTCAAAACTCGCAGGGCGTCGCGCCAACCAGACAAGCGCACACAAATCATTGTGCCACGCGTGTGGTTTATCAACGGTCTCTATGGTGAAGTTCGCGTCATCGCAGTGGTGTTCTTCACCATATTTGCTCCGGCGGGGCACTTGGGGCGTGGTGCGGTGATTTGGTGAAGTTGAAGCGGTTGCTGGGTTCGGCGTTCAGGCAGATTCAGCACGCCGGCCGTCGTGCGATGGTGTTTCCGCAGGACGCCGAACTTGCTCTGTTCGATTTGCCTGAGGCAGATCCGGCGGGGCCGATCGTTCGGGATAATTTGACCCTGATCGTCTGGGAAGCTTCGCCGGCCCTTGCTTGCCGATAGGTTGTGTGCAGCCGTTGACCTGCGATCGTCCGGAATTTCTTCATTGGGCGCCTCAACGAAGAATGGAAGGACCAGCTGCGGCGTTTTCGGCCCAGATTCGTCCGGAATTTCTTCGTGAGGGCCCCGAATGAAGAATAGAAAGACCAGCCCCAGGTCGGCGGTTGTGCACAACCCACCGGTGACCTTGGCGGTGGTGTATAACCTACTGCCGCTGGGCGACTTGGGGGCCGAAACCAGCCGACGATTTTCCGCGCTCAGGCAGATTCGACACGCCGGGACGCTAGGGACGGTGTTTCCGCAGGAACGCGAAACGGCCGTGTTAGATCTGCCTGAGGCAGATCAGGCGAAGGGGGTTGGTTCGAGAAAGTTCGAACGCGGCTGCACGGAAATGCCTTGTGAGGCCAGGTGGCGGGTGATCCGCCGACAGGTCGTGTGCGTTCCGGATAGGTTGTGTGCAGCTGTTGACCTGCGATCGTCCGGAATTTCTTCATTGGGCACCTCAACGAAGAATGGAAAGACGAGCTGCGGCGTTTTTGGCCTGTCATCTCTCAGGACCTTGGTAACAACCTGTTTCATCACCTTGGTGACAACCTGTCTCATGTCCTTGGTAACAGTCTGTCTCATGGCCTTGGATGCAACGAGTCTCATGACCGTGGAAACGATTTTGGTGGTGTTCGTTTTCAATTAGGTGCATGGTTCGTCCTCTTTCGCCGAATGTGCGGCGTTTAA
Proteins encoded:
- a CDS encoding TetR/AcrR family transcriptional regulator, with the translated sequence MSSRLRTQQRLVEAARNVIVQHGIEGCTQERICKEAGLTRGAFYSNYASKEDLFSHVAQDAYERIICRLDSVVTSWSGSIPAALDEVDAAQKVSMFLSRAQVELGLTRELFILHNELLSRAARVPEWALQFREINRQFVLRVAQVLELIVNQVGRTLNRRPEAITQAVLGIALRASGISAWKIEVRQPNRAVEHPNGILQDEDAVEMILTLLLACSEPLPQ